The DNA window ATGATGCCGATGTCGCCCTGTCGGACGGGTCGCATGTCACCGTCGACTACGTCATCGGGGCCGATGGAGCGAACTCGACGCTGCGGCACCGCCTCTTCCCGGACGCCGCGGAGCCGGCCTACGCGGGACAGTCGATCTGGCGCGCCGCCGCCGTCTGCCCGCCGGGGCTCGATCACTACACGATGATGCTCGACGGCCCCCTCCGGCTCGGTCTGGTGCCGCTGCCCGACGGTCGCCTCTACCTCTGGATGCTGGACTCGGGCATCGGCGCGGAACGACCGCCGCGAGAGGACCTGCTGCGGCTCTTCCACGAGCGCCTCGGACGATTCGGAGGCTTCGCTCCGGCAGTGGCCTCCCAACTGACGGACACCGAACAGATCGACTTCCGCGCCCTGACGTGGCTGCTGATGCCACCTCCCTGGCACGCCGGCCGGACGCTGCTGATTGGCGACGCGGTGCACACCACGACGCCGCACATCTCCTACGGGGCAGGGCTGGCCATCGAGGACGCTGTCGCGCTCGGCAAGCTGGCCGCCTCGGGAATGGCATTCCCTGAGATGGCCGAGAAGCTCGCCGCGCGGCGCTTCGAGCGGGCCCGGGCGGTCGTCGAGACGTCGCTGCAGCTCTCCCGATGGGAACAGCCTCCCGGACCTCCCGAGCCCGCCGCGCCCGGACGCCTCATCGGGCAGACGCTGGCCTTCCTCGCCCAGCGGCTCTGACCCGACGGATGCCGGAACGCGGTCGGCCGCAGCATCCGCCCACCTGACGACGTCCGTCGTCATCCCCCGAGGGATGCCGCGACAAGCGTCAGATGAACCCCAGCGGATGCCGCGGCCGCTGGATTAGACGACCGGCTCGGCCGCGGCCGGCTCGTCGTCGACGTGGGCGGCGACGTGCAGGGTCGCGATGCGCCGGCGATCCATCGCGGTCACGTGGATGGTCGCCCCCGGCACCTCGATGCTGTCGCCGACGACGGCGAGGCGTCCGAGCTGCTCCGTGACGAACCCGGCGACCGTGTCGGACGCGCCGCGCGGCAGCGCGAGCCCGGTGGCCTCCTCGAAGTCCTGCAGATTGAGGCGACCGTCGACCTCGCCGCCCCCGGCGATCGCCGCGGCGTCGGTGTCGTACTCGTCGAAGATCTCGCCGACGACCTCCTCCACCAGGTCCTCGAGCGTGACGATGCCGTCCGTGCCGCCGTACTCGTCGATGACGACGGCGATGTGGCTGCCGTCGGCGCGCATCCGCGAGAGCGTGGGCAGCACGCGGGCGGTGGACGGCAGGTACGGGATCGATCGTACGAGACGGCCGAGCGGGCGCTCGGGGTCGACGGCCGCGGCCTCGAACAGGTCGCGGACATGGACGAACCCGATGATGTCATCGATCGACGACTCCGCCACCGGATAGCGGGAGAAGGGCAGGTCGCGCACCTGCTCGATGGCCTCGGCGGCCGTGCCCGACT is part of the Microbacterium lemovicicum genome and encodes:
- a CDS encoding FAD-dependent monooxygenase; this translates as MTKVLIVGGGPAGMAAGLALTQAGADVEIVEASADWRPGGIGLALQSAPQRATKRLGIHGELVRVGRRHDVIDMCTADGTLIAQMPQMNVNGPEDPPLLGMTREAVHDVMVSAVARSRIPVRLGTTVEEIVSGVDDADVALSDGSHVTVDYVIGADGANSTLRHRLFPDAAEPAYAGQSIWRAAAVCPPGLDHYTMMLDGPLRLGLVPLPDGRLYLWMLDSGIGAERPPREDLLRLFHERLGRFGGFAPAVASQLTDTEQIDFRALTWLLMPPPWHAGRTLLIGDAVHTTTPHISYGAGLAIEDAVALGKLAASGMAFPEMAEKLAARRFERARAVVETSLQLSRWEQPPGPPEPAAPGRLIGQTLAFLAQRL